ATTTAGTGAAATATCGTTATGACCCTGGGCAATAGGTAGCAAGCCCCATTATTCGCACAACCAGATATCCCTCACAAAACTCCCCTTGCGGGTCGTGCAATGACGCAGGACCTTCCAGCCCGTGCTCATCAGCAACTCGTATAATGGCTCTGTGCTGACGATGACAGCTCGATCTGACAACCGGCGTAAGCTTTGCAGCATCTGCAGCTTCTCTTCCTCCGGGAAAACAGAACACAGATTATACGGCAGGTCCAGGATCGCGGCATCATAATACCCTTGCAATGTATTCATATCCTGAATGGCAACTTTGTTGTCATCATAACCGTAGTGCCTCAGATTCACCCTCGCTCCCCGAATGGCAAGCGGATTGATGTCACGCCCCTCAGCCGCGATACCCATCGAGAACGCCTCAATTAATACATTCCCCATACCGCAGCAGGGATCCAGAAGCGTTACTTCGCTTAATCGAGGAACTGCCAGGTTGACCAGTGCCCTCGCGATGCGCGAGCTTAGGCCTGTGGAATAATTCTGCGGCTTCTGTTTATGCTTCAGCCATGCGCGTTCAGGTTCATGAAGAAGTCCCAATCTCCAGATGCCGCCTGTTGATATCATACCGAGCGTGACATCCGGGGCTTTCATCTGTGCAATTCCTGTAATTTGGCGGCCTACCACCCGCTCATACCCGCGTGATTGTTCATAACTGAACCGATCTCCCGCCTTGAGACAGACGACTTTGAAGCTTGCGTTGTTAAGATGAATGCGGTCTGCTTGCTCAGCCATTTCTTCGATGGATTCTCCGGTCATCCTGACGTCGATACAGGCTGATAAGAACGGGCTCCGATCCGGATCAACCCATAACTCGCTTTCCAGCCAATCCTCACCGTCAGGCTCATGACCGAACAGCTCCGTCAGCTCCATCAAGCACAGCTCACGCTCCGTTTCATGACAGGCATACGTATACAGATAAGGGGACTTATCGCTTATGAAGGATGGACCAAAAGTAATGTCATAATCGTTTGAATGCATCATTTATTTCGTCTCTCTTCTATTATATATGTGCAGCAGTTGACTGTTGCTCCATTAACAGCCGATAGGATTCCAGCCGTGCATTGTAATCACTTACCGGCGTGACGATCAGGAACTCGTCACACCGATACTGCTCTGCCATATGCTGCAGTCTGTTTCGCACACTTGCAGGCGTGCCGATGATTAGCCGCTGGGATGGGCCTGACGAATCGGAACCAGACGGGGCCGGATCTCCGGATTCTGACGCTGAATTGCCTTGAGGATCCCCGTCATGGATCGTGGCTGCTGTTCTGCCACTGGAATGTGTATCGCCGCCGCCCCCACCAACTTCTGCTTGTCCGATCGCAGCCAAGACTGTGCTTTGTTCATGATCGGCCGTTTCCTTACGGCCCGTCGGTACGCTGCCCTGCCCTGGTCGGGGTATCTCCGCGGCAAGCTTCTGCGCCTGTTCCTCCGTCGCCGCGCATACCACGCTTACCGCCACCATGGTGCGCGGTTCTTGCAGAAAAGCGTTTGGTCGATAGGCTTCCCTGTAAGATTGGAGAACTTCCGCCCCGTCCGTATCGCTCATAAACTGGCCGAATACATAGCCCGTACCGAATTCAGCCGCATAACCCGCACTCTTCGTATTCGTGCCGAGCATCCACATTACGGGCGGGGTTGCGGGCACCGGCTTCGCAGCCACTGGCACGTCTTCGTAGCGATACCGATCCTCCAGCAGTTCGGTTAATGCCCGAATCCGCTGCGGCAAATCCGCCACATGACCCAGGAAATTTCCGCTGAGCGCCTTGCTCGTATGCGCCGAACCTCCCGGCGCCCGCCCAATCCCGAGATCGATGCGTCCGGGATACAGCGCTGCAAGCATGCGGAAATTCTCCGCAACCTTCAGCGGGCTGTAGTGGGGCAGCAGCACGGCCCCGGAGCCGAGCCGAATGCGCTTTGTCCTAGCGCCGATATGGGATAGCAAAATCTCGGGCGATGCACAGGACAGATGCTCCAGATCATGGTGCTCTGCCGCCCAGTAGCGCCCGTAGCCCCATGCTTCCGCATTCTGAGCCAATATCACCGCTTGCTGCAAGGCTTCTTCGAACGTACTCTCTCCAAAACGCGGAACCAGATCAAGCACGCTCAGCTTCAATTGGTTATTCATGCAATCCCCCTTTCCGTCAGCATTTCAACTTCCTATAGAATAAAATGCATGCTCATTAGCAGGTGGTAGCTGATCCATTATCAACGCAACCACACACCTGCTCGCCGCTGTTAATCCAAATCGTAGATCGAGCCTACCTTGAGGCCATACAGCTCGTTGTAGATTTTTTCGGCAAAAGCGTCCGTCATGCCCGCGATATAATCAATCACCATATGCTCCCATGTCCAGATCGGCTGCGCCCGCTTCTGGTCCGCTTCATAGCGCTGAAGCCAGTCGGAAGGAATGATCGCCGTAGAGGCAACAGGATCGAGAAAAGCATCCCACAGGCGCTTGATGATCCATTCGCTGCGCTTCTGCAGGCGCTGCACCCGCAGGTCGCGAATCATGGTCACCCAGGCAAAACTCTTCAGGACGCTAACCGTACGCAGCATATCCTCGTCTTCCACGCCGTCTTTGACAAACGTCACCTTTTTCCAATCCCCGTTCGTAATCACGCCCAAGCTGCCTACAAACAGGCTGACCCAGTAGGCCTTGACCTCCCGTCGGGTACGGGAATAGTCATTCTCGCAGGTCGGCATTTTCTCGTTCCAAATTTTCAGAAACTCGTCCAGCACCAAATCCACTTTCGGTTGGATCTGCTCCTTGGTCCATCCCTTCCATAC
This Paenibacillus sp. JZ16 DNA region includes the following protein-coding sequences:
- a CDS encoding RNA methyltransferase, with protein sequence MMHSNDYDITFGPSFISDKSPYLYTYACHETERELCLMELTELFGHEPDGEDWLESELWVDPDRSPFLSACIDVRMTGESIEEMAEQADRIHLNNASFKVVCLKAGDRFSYEQSRGYERVVGRQITGIAQMKAPDVTLGMISTGGIWRLGLLHEPERAWLKHKQKPQNYSTGLSSRIARALVNLAVPRLSEVTLLDPCCGMGNVLIEAFSMGIAAEGRDINPLAIRGARVNLRHYGYDDNKVAIQDMNTLQGYYDAAILDLPYNLCSVFPEEEKLQMLQSLRRLSDRAVIVSTEPLYELLMSTGWKVLRHCTTRKGSFVRDIWLCE
- a CDS encoding MsnO8 family LLM class oxidoreductase is translated as MNNQLKLSVLDLVPRFGESTFEEALQQAVILAQNAEAWGYGRYWAAEHHDLEHLSCASPEILLSHIGARTKRIRLGSGAVLLPHYSPLKVAENFRMLAALYPGRIDLGIGRAPGGSAHTSKALSGNFLGHVADLPQRIRALTELLEDRYRYEDVPVAAKPVPATPPVMWMLGTNTKSAGYAAEFGTGYVFGQFMSDTDGAEVLQSYREAYRPNAFLQEPRTMVAVSVVCAATEEQAQKLAAEIPRPGQGSVPTGRKETADHEQSTVLAAIGQAEVGGGGGDTHSSGRTAATIHDGDPQGNSASESGDPAPSGSDSSGPSQRLIIGTPASVRNRLQHMAEQYRCDEFLIVTPVSDYNARLESYRLLMEQQSTAAHI